A genomic window from Lotus japonicus ecotype B-129 chromosome 1, LjGifu_v1.2 includes:
- the LOC130733988 gene encoding uncharacterized protein LOC130733988, translated as MSRITKWKIEKTKVKVVFRLQFHATHIPQSGWDKLFISFIPADTGKATSKTTKANVRNGTCKWADPIYETTRLLQDVKTRQYEEKLYKLVVGMGSSRSSILGEANINLADFVDALKPTAVALPLNGSEPGITLHVTVQLLTSKTGFREFEQQRELRERGLQTTSDQGIHDEYADSKESSPDQNVNNHINKVNPRVKLRRESKDPPRISSLEGEPGANEEYAESAAGFDGSSTTSESIYTEKHDVSSTHEVDSLKSTISGDLGIQSLGESPQPGKGDAADNQFPSQGSDWVHGWSIDYSAANNLAATSVDSSSSSLKGNLEAVESSILDLKLKVSCLQNYADEIGVASNKFSEQLTAEISSSEELAEEVAALKSECSKFKDEFEQIKSSKTSLAFSLKDTETDQDKSFHNLQLKWLKGLFLMEDKLRDIQKAYMGSPESDFRFLNLELEGLVQILHDLKQEFGEPFSGTKAAIGRENKKLDLHKSDQFLSDIGSVAGIFQPESMTRYLTVPGLVSQEFDSVDPTLAMKEKCFELLRELDESKTERESLVQKMDQMECYYEALIQELEQNQRQMMAELQNLRNEHSTCIYTISAGKTEMERMHQNMNEQIMKFSEDKRILESLNSEFERRAISAEAALKRARLNYSIAVGQLQKDLELLSCQVLSMHETNENLMKQTFSDSSLPNADACPEPAKYPRNSEDHTSNRLLCQNHSSSLHRQHLGEDILLNDLKRSLQLQEGLYKQVEEEIFQVHYVNICSDVFSKALQETLLQASLDIQLMKEEIVQLSQKLELTNESNELLVLRLQNATNDILSLNEYKEICTAKSNATACQNQILEANLNDLARENKLLSQKISELEIQLTEYRSCEDKYVACSAENSELQSLLKKESLENNNLLDKIAILQEELKTVGAESKEMASVKDNLQNNVNFLSDKLQKLMVSHADKYNELSLCNRSACFDSDYKDLEGLLLGLEELHHSAFDRILLLVEEKNILENEKHMAQVSLNTAESDLVVMKQKSEHDLREMQSNISVSGALLQKLQSDFEVIVDRVNAGSKAEAIYSQHHNEFLSGLDNLEAELRQLNSRNQDLAEEIVNLGTSFSDLEMCKLTLTAITEEKKALELSLQDKTEECAKTSSELNFLQKNMNSLHNDLHAEKIFREKLENTVTDLTKELNEKQSQLQDSDMNKQELAHLKKQVSNLEFEKSRILDLLQKSEKCLSDALKESSSISCLETDLSEMHEFSIATDVVVMFTRAQFEGHIEELTGKLYSTCRQLDVIHQKNLDVESELNECLCRELTYIEENTTLLTSLDFLKSELEVFAAQSRSLFDQNNSIITELKEKSRTENVSDTLNVRESECVLEVARLEQLLASCHREGEQLFLSKEEAELKCIVLLAKLDELESTITKLKQSDNELIKLQNQCNELSKRLSEQVFKTEEFKNLSIHLKELKDKAEAECLSARDKRGQEGPPVAMQESLRIAFIKEQYETKLQELKQQLSLSKKHSEEMLWKLQGASDEIENRKMSEASLIKINDELGTKILELEAELQAVISDKRNLLNAYDLLKAEKECSVISLECCKQEKQELEASLLKCNEEKSKIEVELTLVQKSIETLKCNGNILNEDNDILSSSLNSQSHEACSHEKESENSLINMQVEDALALRVMNGCQTLGTEEDLQQNEERKHMALTESLKSSIDHLNEELERMRNENMLPPVDGHRREPCFPGLQRELMQLHEANQELGNKFPVFNKISVSGNALERVLALEIELAEALQAKKKSSIQFQSSFLKQHSDEEAVFRSFRDINDLIKDMLELKARHSGMETELKEMHDRYSQLSLQFAEVEGERQKLMMTLKNTRGSKK; from the exons ATTCCACAATCTGGATGGGATAAACTGTTTATCTCTTTCATCCCTGCTGACACTGGGAAGGCTACATCAAAGACTACCAAAGCTAATGTGAGAAATGGAACCTGCAAGTGGGCGGATCCAATCTATGAAACCACAAGACTCCTCCAAGACGTTAAAACACGACAATATGAGGAGAAGCTTTACAAACTTGTTGTGGGGATG GGTTCTTCAAGATCTAGCATCCTTGGCGAGGCCAACATAAATCTGGCTGATTTTGTTGATGCCTTGAAGCCTACAGCTGTTGCTTTGCCTCTTAACGGAAGTGAGCCTGGAATCACACTACAT GTCACTGTGCAGCTTCTCACTTCCAAAACTGGTTTCAG AGAATTCGAACAGCAGAGGGAACTCAGAGAGAGGGGACTACAGACAACCTCTGACCAAGGAATTCATGATGAATATGCTGATAGCAAAGAGTCTTCTCCTGACCAGAATGTCAATAATCATATAAATAAG GTCAACCCAAGAGTGAAATTGAGAAGAGAATCTAAAGATCCTCCCCGTATTTCTTCTCTTGAAGGAGAGCCAGGCGCAAATGAAGAGTATGCCGAGTCAGCTGCTGGATTTGATGGCTCTTCTACTACTTCTGAAAGCATTTATACTGAGAAGCATGATGTTTCCAGTACACATGAAGTGGACAGCCTTAAAAGCACCATCTCTGGTGATTTAGGTATACAATCCCTTGGTGAAAGTCCTCAGCCAGGGAAAGGAGATGCTGCTGATAATCAGTTTCCATCACAGGGCAGTGATTGGGTTCATGGTTGGAGCATAGACTATTCAGCTGCCAATAATTTGGCTGCTACTTCTGTAGATAGTAGCAGTAGCAGTCTAAAGGGAAATTTAGAAGCAGTGGAGTCATCTATTCTTGATCTAAAACTGAAGGTGAGCTGTTTACAAAATTATGCTGATGAAATAGGTGTTGCATCAAACAAGTTTTCTGAGCAACTTACTGCTGAGATTTCATCTAGTGAAGAGCTAGCAGAAGAGGTTGCTGCACTAAAATCAGAGTGTTCAAAGTTCAAAGATGAATTTGAGCAGATTAAAAGTTCTAAGACAAGCCTTGCATTTTCTCTTAAAGATACTGAGACAGATCAGGATAAATCATTCCATAATTTACAACTTAAATGGCTTAAGGGGCTTTTTCTCATGGAAGATAAGTTAAGAGATATTCAGAAGGCATATATGGGATCTCCTGAAAGCGATTTTAGGTTCCTTAATTTGGAGTTAGAAGGACTGGTTCAGATTTTGCACGATCTCAAACAAGAATTTGGTGAGCCATTTTCAGGGACCAAAGCTGCCATTGGAAGAGAGAACAAGAAATTGGATTTACATAAAAGTGACCAATTTTTATCAGATATTGGGTCTGTTGCTGGTATATTTCAACCTGAAAGCATGACTCGTTATCTTACTGTTCCTGGCCTTGTGTCTCAGGAGTTTGATTCTGTAGATCCTACACTTGCTATGAAAGAGAAATGTTTTGAACTTCTGAGAGAGCTAGATGAGTCCAAAACCGAAAGGGAAAGCCTTGTGCAGAAAATGGACCAGATGGAGTGCTATTATGAGGCTCTTATTCAGGAGCTTGAGCAGAATCAGAGGCAGATGATGGCTGAGTTGCAGAACCTTAGGAACGAACATTCTACTTGCATTTACACGATTTCGGCTGGTAAAACTGAGATGGAGAGAATGCACCAAAATATGAATGAGCAGATCATGAAATTTTCTGAAGACAAGCGTATTTTGGAATCTCTCAACAGTGAGTTTGAAAGAAGGGCTATTTCTGCAGAAGCAGCCCTTAAAAGGGCTAGATTGAACTATTCTATTGCTGTTGGCCAATTGCAAAAAGATCTCGAGCTTCTTTCTTGTCAGGTTCTTTCTATGCATGAGACAAATGAGAATCTCATGAAGCAGACATTCTCTGATTCTTCACTTCCAAATGCTGATGCCTGCCCAGAACCAGCAAAATATCCTCGAAATTCCGAAGATCATACTTCCAATCGATTGCTATGTCAAAATCACAGTTCTTCCTTACATAGACAACATTTAGGTGAAGACATTTTGCTAAACGATTTGAAAAGATCGCTTCAGTTGCAAGAGGGGTTATACAAACAGGTTGAAGAAGAAATCTTCCAGGTGCATTATGTAAATATATGCTCCGATGTGTTTTCGAAGGCTCTGCAAGAAACATTGCTTCAAGCAAGTCTTGACATTCAACTCATGAAAGAGGAAATTGTTCAACTCTCTCAGAAGCTGGAGCTTACAAATGAATCCAATGAGTTACTGGTGCTGAGGTTGCAGAATGCTACAAACGATATCCTCTCATTAAATGAGTACAAGGAGATTTGCACAGCAAAGAGCAATGCTACTGCTTGCCAGAACCAAATTTTAGAGGCAAATTTAAATGATCTTGCTCGTGAAAACAAACTTCTTTCTCAGAAAATTAGTGAGTTGGAAATTCAACTGACAGAGTATAGAAGCTGTGAGGACAAATATGTGGCATGCAGTGCAGAAAACTCGGAGTTGCAGAGTTTATTGAAAAAAGAGAGCCTAGAAAATAATAATCTTCTTGATAAAATAGCTATTCTGCAGGAAGAGCTAAAAACTGTCGGAGCTGAATCTAAAGAGATGGCTTCTGTGAAGGATAATCTGCAGAACAATGTCAACTTTTTGTCTGATAAGTTGCAGAAATTGATGGTATCACATGCGGATAAATACAATGAACTTTCTCTCTGTAATAGATCTGCTTGTTTTGATTCAGATTACAAAGACCTAGAAGGTCTCctattgggactagaagagctGCATCATAGCGCATTTGATAGGATCCTGCTACTCGTTGAAGAGAAGAATATTTTAGAGAATGAAAAGCATATGGCTCAAGTATCTTTAAATACAGCAGAATCAGATCTTGTAGTCATGAAACAGAAGTCTGAGCATGATTTACGAGAGATGCAAAGTAACATAAGTGTGTCTGGTGCCCTATTGCAGAAACTTCAGTCAGATTTCGAGGTTATTGTTGACAGGGTCAATGCTGGTTCTAAAGCTGAAGCAATATACTCTCAGCATCACAATGAATTTTTGTCTGGTCTTGATAATTTGGAAGCCGAGTTACGACAACTTAATTCCAGAAATCAGGACCTTGCTGAAGAAATTGTTAACCTAGGTACTTCATTTAGTGACCTCGAGATGTGTAAATTGACCTTAACAGCAATTACAGAGGAAAAGAAAGCTCTGGAGTTGTCTTTACAGGACAAAACAGAAGAATGTGCCAAGACTTCATCTGAGCTTAATTTTTTGCAAAAGAACATGAATTCTCTGCACAATGATTTGCATGCtgaaaaaatcttcagagaaaaaTTGGAGAATACAGTTACAGATCTTACCAAAGAGTTGAATGAGAAGCAAAGCCAGCTGCAGGATTCTGATATGAACAAACAAGAACTGGCTCATCTCAAGAAACAGGTATCAAACTTGGAATTTGAGAAATCAAGAATCTTAGATCTTCTGCAGAAATCTGAGAAATGTCTTAGTGATGCTTTAAAGGAATCTTCTTCTATTAGTTGTCTGGAGACCGACTTATCTGAAATGCATGAATTTTCAATAGCTACTGATGTTGTTGTGATGTTTACCAGAGCTCAGTTTGAGGGTCATATAGAGGAGCTTACTGGAAAACTCTATTCCACTTGCAGGCAACTGGATGTGATTCACCAGAAGAATCTTGATGTAGAATCTGAACTGAATGAGTGTCTTTGTAGAGAATTGACTTACATTGAAGAGAATACAACATTGTTGACGAGTCTTGACTTCCTAAAATCTGAGTTAGAGGTCTTTGCTGCTCAGAGTAGATCACTATTTGAtcaaaataattcaataatAACAGAGCTTAAGGAGAAGAGTAGGACAGAGAATGTCAGCGATACTCTTAATGTACGTGAAAGCGAGTGTGTCCTTGAGGTTGCAAGGCTGGAGCAATTGCTGGCAAGTTGTCATAGAGAGGGTGAACAACTCTTTTTGTCCAAGGAAGAAGCTGAACTCAAATGTATAGTTCTCCTGGCCAAATTGGATGAACTGGAAAGTACAATTACTAAACTAAAACAATCAGATAATGAGTTAATAAAGCTGCAGAACCAATGTAATGAGCTTAGCAAGAGGCTTTCTGAACAGGTTTTTAAGACAGAGGAGTTCAAGAATTTGTCTATTCATTTGAAGGAACTGAAAGACAAGGCTGAAGCTGAGTGTCTTAGTGCCCGTGACAAAAGAGGACAGGAAGGACCACCGGTTGCTATGCAGGAGTCCTTGAGAATTGCATTCATCAAGGAACAATATGAAACAAAGTTGCAAGAACTTAAACAGCAACTATCTTTGTCAAAAAAGCATAGTGAGGAAATGCTGTGGAAACTACAAGGTGCGAGTGATGAAATAGAGAATAGAAAAATGTCTGAAGCTTCTCTAATAAAAATTAATGACGAGCTGGGAACTAAGATCTTGGAGTTGGAGGCTGAGTTACAGGCTGTAATTTCTGACAAACGTAATCTGTTAAATGCTTATGACCTGTTAAAGGCTGAAAAAGAGTGCTCAGTGATATCCCTTGAATGCTGTAAACAAGAAAAGCAAGAGCTTGAAGCTTCTCTTTTAAAATGCAATGAGGAGAAGTCCAAAATCGAAGTAGAGCTTACCCTGGTGCAGAAATCGATTGAGACGTTGAAATGTAATGGGAATATTTTGAATGAGGACAATGATATATTATCTTCGTCATTGAATTCTCAATCTCATGAAGCTTGCAGTCATGAAAAGGAGAGTGAAAATTCACTCATCAATATGCAAGTGGAG GATGCTCTTGCATTAAGAGTTATGAACGGATGCCAAACTCTTGGAACTGAAGAGGACTTGCAACAAAATGAGGAAAGGAAGCACATGGCTTTAACTGAAAGTTTGAAATCTAGCATTGATCACTTAAATGAGGAG ttGGAAAGGATGAGAAATGAGAATATGCTTCCTCCAGTAGATGGACATCGCCGTGAGCCATGTTTTCCAGGTCTGCAAAGGGAACTGATGCAGTTACATGAG GCCAATCAAGAGTTAGGAAACAAGTTTCCTGTGTTCAATAAAATCTCAGTCAGCGGTAATGCATTAGAAAGAGTGCTTGCTTTGGAGATTGAGCTAGCTGAAGCATTGCAGGCCAAGAAAAAGTCAAGCATCCAATTTCAGAG TTCTTTCTTGAAACAGCACAGTGACGAAGAAGCGGTGTTCCGAAGCTTCAGGGACATCAATGACCTAATCAAGGACATGTTAGAACTAAAGGCAAGGCATTCGGGTATGGAGACAGAACTGAAAGAGATGCATGACCGTTACTCTCAACTAAGTCTTCAGTTTGCTGAGGTAGAAGGTGAGAGACAAAAACTCATGATGACCCTTAAGAACACTCGAGGATCTAAGAAGTAA